One genomic window of Pieris rapae chromosome 15, ilPieRapa1.1, whole genome shotgun sequence includes the following:
- the LOC111000283 gene encoding SID1 transmembrane family member 1 yields MNYWWLKACVILNGFCLCFGLNRDEIIFHYNNTYKYNEPYTVAVSKNTEYIMEFGGDFEAYDTPARVTVASDFANQTYPLFITARQQKGVFSWQLPMTVQTLNGLEKFTNISRTLCPHNNIFSEDEDTCHMTSLNTPIVHLTSSSPDPISVTILVETVEDFYIKLNTTTNLTSTPSQPKYYFYPFDQRKNKIVDMATPRERKKYLCSGEKGFLNRNMDIDYGWLSKPKSVILMIESDDDICALVSIQNFACPVFDNERDILYDGYYLTMTRRGGITLTQDMFPIGFYIVFIVKTSDEDCSGESVSNATLPKMAQYFGWDDKVSVPTNDGRVKSFSLRVIETISYREYMIAAGTALGFFLSFYIAFIIVILCQRRRRDQETLLPPITPHDNSQVSFIRPTLDGSSGSRYCAGDIPTKTDGSSSSDTDSDLSTVDDVNTESNLYLHGNKLCVANLSRCRPRVLSARSKMYLWNVLTVAVFYTLPVIQLVITYQRLLNQSGNQDLCYFNFLCAHPLVVLSDFNHVYSNLGYILLGFLFLIEVWNRHRKYVDVNLGIPQHFGLLYAMGIALVSEGLLSAAYHVCPNSMNFQFDTSFMYVTSVLCMVKIYQSRHPDINARAHATFGVLALIIFIGLVGVLNANFYFWVAFTVLHLVTCLVLTFQIYYLGRFRWEGAVIYKALTEFVRQPLAAVTPTHCGRCVLLVIANLGNWAIAAYGVTQHSRDFASHLLLVLMSNLFLYTLFYIVMKLLHRESIRWYSWVFIALTYTVWFSSSYFYLDLSTNWALTPAQSRQNNKVCSLLQLYDSHDIWHFMSSTAMFFSFNMYLTIDDNLSNVPRGDIAVF; encoded by the exons ATGAATTATTGGTGGTTGAAAGCctgtgtaattttaaatggaTTTTGCCTTTGTTTTGGTCTTAACAGagatgaaattatatttcactaTAACAATac ATATAAGTATAATGAGCCATATACAGTGGCAGTCAGTAAAAACACTGAATACATAATGGAATTTGGTGgt gaCTTTGAAGCTTATGATACACCAGCACGGGTGACAGTTGCAAGTGATTTTGCCAATCAAACATATCCATTGTTCATAACAGCAAGGCAACAGAAAG GTGTGTTTTCATGGCAGTTACCAATGACAGTGCAAACCCTTAATGGATTGGAaaagtttacaaatatatcaagGACACTCTGTCctcacaataatatattttcggaGGATGAAGACACATGTC ataTGACATCTCTAAATACCCCAATTGTCCATCTTACATCTTCATCTCCAGATCCTATCAGTGTTACCATCCTAGTTGAGACAGTTGAAGATTTCTACATAAAACTCAATACAACAACAAATTTAACCAGTACACCAAGCCAGcctaaatattacttttacccATTTGATCAgcgcaaaaataaaattgttgataTGGCAACACCAAGGGAGAGAAAGAAGTATCTCTGCTCGGGTGAAAAGGGTTTTTTGAACCGTAATATGGACATAGACTATGGATGGTTGTCGAAACCAAAAagtgttattttaatgattgaaTCTGATGATGATATTTGTGCTCTGGTTTCGATACAGAATTTCGCG tgCCCAGTGTTTGATAACGAAAGAGATATATTGTATGATGGATATTATCTCACAATGACTAGACGCGGTGGAATCACGCTTACT CAAGACATGTTCCCGATTGGCTTTTACATCGTTTTCATAGTGAAGACGTCGGATGAGGACTGTAGTGGTGAATCGGTATCTAATGCAACTTTACCAAAAATGGCTCAGTATTTTGGGTGGGACGACAAAGTGAGTGTACCGACAAATGATGGCAGAGTCAAAAGTTTTAG TCTCCGTGTGATTGAGACAATATCATATAGAGAATATATGATAGCTGCCGGAACAGCGCTTGGGTTTTTCCTGTCTTTCTATATAGCTTTCATAATAGTGATACTATGTCAAAGACGAAGACGAGATCAGG AAACACTTCTGCCGCCAATTACGCCGCACGACAATTCGCAAGTGTCGTTTATAAGACCAACACTAGATGGCAGTAGCGGGAGTCGATACTGCGCAGGCGATATACCCACTAAGACAG atggcAGTTCATCATCAGACACCGATTCTGATTTATCGACTGTGGACGATGTGAATACTGagagtaatttatatttgcacGGGAATAAGCTGTGTGTCGCTAATCTTTCTAG ATGCCGTCCTCGTGTGTTATCAGCGAGGTCCAAAATGTACCTTTGGAATGTGTTGACAGTCGCGGTGTTTTATACGTTACCCGTAATACAACTCGTCATTACGTATCAAAGG TTACTCAACCAATCGGGAAATCAAGACCTATGCTATTTCAACTTCCTTTGCGCCCATCCGCTCGTTGTCCTATCAGACTTCAATCACGTGTATTCCAACCTAGGATACATTTTACTGGGATTCCTATTCCTCATAGAAGTTTGGAATCGACACAGGAAATATGTGGATGTCAAT CTCGGTATACCCCAGCACTTTGGTCTTTTATACGCGATGGGGATAGCTCTGGTCAGCGAAGGTCTCCTCTCTGCAGCGTACCACGTGTGCCCCAATAGCATGAATTTCCAATTTG ACACGTCGTTCATGTATGTTACGAGTGTGCTGTGTATGGTGAAGATATACCAATCGCGACACCCGGACATCAATGCGCGGGCGCATGCCACATTTGGCGTTCTTgctttgattatatttattg GGTTGGTGGGAGTACTAAACGCTAATTTCTACTTCTGGGTGGCATTTACCGTTCTTCATCTGGTCACTTGCTTGGTACTCACCTTCCAGATATATTATTTGGGCAGGTTTCGATGGG aAGGGGCTGTGATATACAAGGCGTTGACTGAGTTCGTTCGGCAACCGTTAGCAGCCGTTACGCCCACGCATTGTGGAAGGTGTGTGTTGCTGGTTATTGCCAATCTTGGCAACTGGGCTATCGCTGCCTATGG TGTAACTCAGCATAGTCGCGATTTCGCGTCTCATCTTCTTCTGGTGCTGATGAGTAATCTATTCCTTTACACTCTTTTCTACATCGTTATGAAACTCTTGCATCGCGAGTCGATTCGATGGTATAG ctGGGTGTTCATCGCTTTGACATATACAGTGTGGTTCAGTTCGAGTTATTTTTACCTTGATTTGAGCACTAACTGGGCG ttgACACCAGCGCAATCTCGACAGAATAACAAGGTGTGCAGTCTCCTGCAACTCTACGATTCTCACgatatttggcactttatgtCTTCTACGGCTATGTTTTTCTCtttcaatatgtatttaacaatTGACGACAATCTCTCGAATGTGCCTAGAGGTGACATTGCCGTGTTTTAG
- the LOC111000282 gene encoding uncharacterized protein LOC111000282, with protein sequence MRKPCSIANVTHRISVQEEKINSNSSPIKNMKKFIQSKINHTENTPNQPANVQPPLPLVPPPPDIPWTPVKVKEEVEDTEYKQEVKYEAKEEKTEQEDGNSREVCRDFIRGTCKRIGPCRYAHKYDLSQLVGVFTFCREFQTKRCTYPNCKYVHADVFEEQNFYRTGYLPPRAFAHQKKAPEVTNTTTSTSVTMTPMIQTLAPPPPPPEPEEQQSHLPPEFGFSKPPPTLPDNLLKEYASLHSTDPILDMVQSNPLKRSWNSLDRCGLLESELNLNNPKKCKNCDILEFCLQHSRSKLQKIIVSSEALKVKSDKLDRKIAKLDAILMKVLRPNQSPFLSSARDLQYSRDILSWEKISALWNL encoded by the coding sequence ATGCGGAAACCTTGCAGTATTGCTAATGTAACCCATCGAATCAGTGTTCAGGAGGAAAAAATCAACAGCAATTCATCACCTATCAAAAACATGAAGAAATTCATACAATCTAAAATAAACCATACGGAAAACACTCCGAATCAGCCTGCAAATGTACAGCCACCATTACCATTAGTGCCTCCACCGCCAGACATACCGTGGACTCCAGTAAAAGTAAAAGAGGAAGTCGAAGATACTGAATATAAGCAGGAGGTTAAATATGAGgcaaaagaagaaaaaactgAGCAAGAAGATGGAAATTCTCGTGAAGTATGTCGAGACTTTATACGTGGCACTTGCAAGCGTATTGGTCCATGTCGGTACGCTCATAAGTATGACCTATCTCAGCTTGTAGGGGTGTTTACGTTCTGTCGAGAATTTCAGACTAAACGCTGTACATACCCTAATTGCAAATATGTGCATGCTGATGTTTTTGAGGAGCAAAATTTTTATCGTACAGGATATTTGCCTCCTCGTGCCTTTGCTCATCAGAAAAAGGCTCCTGAAGTTACAAATACTACCACATCTACCTCGGTCACCATGACGCCAATGATTCAAACTCTCGCACCACCACCCCCACCACCAGAACCAGAAGAACAGCAGTCTCATCTGCCACCAGAGTTTGGATTTTCAAAACCTCCACCCACATTGCCTGATAATTTGTTAAAGGAGTATGCAAGTTTGCATTCTACGGACCCTATCTTAGATATGGTTCAATCCAACCCTCTAAAACGGTCGTGGAATTCTTTGGATAGATGTGGGTTATTAGAATCAgaactaaatctaaataaccctaagaaatgtaaaaactGTGACATACTGGAGTTTTGTCTCCAACACAGCAGGAGTAAATTACAGAAAATCATAGTTAGTTCTGAGGCTTTGAAGGTTAAGAGTGACAAATTAGATCGTAAGATTGCCAAATTAGATGCTATTCTTATGAAAGTCTTACGACCAAATCAGTCACCATTTTTGTCAAGTGCTCGTGACTTGCAATATAGTAGAGATATATTGTCGTGGGAAAAAATTTCTGCATTGTGgaatttatag